In a genomic window of Octopus sinensis linkage group LG16, ASM634580v1, whole genome shotgun sequence:
- the LOC115220570 gene encoding heart- and neural crest derivatives-expressed protein 1-like: MMDFETAYPIGLYQEDRDPYQTMHSQSIDANPVYHLRDTSIDSTPSGSYNSLNEGPNAQTNRNLPWSIFDNAVSSQYATTGYYTTLAEPNDLQIQQQQQTSLQQNTHQHHSHHQRDHHHHHHQPQQQQQQQQSHVTPLTELHHQGQYTYNLQHHTSLQNAEIDLSATSFPVEVCHSPSKYNSLSIFHRPGRTRIRQMSKSTDSSREGATERERTRMHMLNDAFDDLRRVVPKSNLSEHQKLSKIATLRLAIHYISALASILKSTGADIKLIKDTTSIDGRGRRRTGRKRKLSYNVDTKT, encoded by the coding sequence ATGATGGATTTTGAAACAGCTTACCCTATTGGTTTATACCAAGAAGATAGGGATCCGTACCAAACAATGCATTCTCAATCTATAGATGCAAATCCAGTTTATCACCTACGAGATACATCAATTGATTCTACCCCGTCTGGGTCATACAATTCGCTGAATGAAGGACCAAATGCCCAAACTAACAGAAATTTACCCTGGAGTATATTTGACAATGCAGTGTCTTCGCAATACGCTACAACTGGATATTATACGACACTCGCTGAACCTAATGATTTGCaaatacaacagcagcaacaaacatCATTGCAACAAAATACTCATCAACATCATAGTCACCACCAacgtgaccatcatcatcatcatcatcaaccacagcagcagcaacaacaacaacaatctcacGTAACGCCATTGACCGAACTACATCACCAAGGCCAATACACATATAATTTGCAACATCACACATCTCTTCAAAATGCTGAGATTGATTTATCAGCAACATCGTTTCCAGTAGAAGTTTGCCACAGTCCTTCTAAATACAACAGTTTATCGATTTTCCATCGACCAGGAAGAACGCGTATTAGACAAATGTCCAAGTCTACTGACAGCAGTCGTGAGGGAGCCACGGAGCGGGAACGAACCCGAATGCATATGCTTAACGACGCCTTCGATGATCTTCGACGTGTTGTTCCTAAGTCGAATCTAAGTGAACACCAAAAGCTATCAAAGATAGCTACTCTCCGATTAGCAATTCATTATATATCAGCATTGGCTAGTATATTAAAGAGTACTGGCGCTGACATCAAGTTGATAAAAGACACTACGTCAATCGATGGTCGAGGACGTCGCCGaactggaagaaagagaaaacttTCATATAATGTCGATACAAAAACTTAA